The following coding sequences are from one Streptomyces dengpaensis window:
- a CDS encoding serine/threonine-protein kinase, with the protein MARKIGSRYTANQILGRGSAGTVWLGEGPEGPVAIKMLREDLASDQELVGRFVQERTALLGLDHPHVVGVRDLVVDGNDLALVMDLVRGTDLRTRLDRERRLAPEAAVAIVADVADGLAAAHAAGVVHRDVKPENVLLDMQGPLGPGGSHPALLTDFGVAKLIDSPRRTRATKIIGTPDYLAPEIIEGLPPRAAVDIYALATVLYELLAGFTPFGGGHPGAVLRRHVTETVVPLPGIPDELWQLIVQCLAKAPASRLRASELGARLREQLPLLAGMPPLDVDSPDAESADGDEEREEAAEPSAPAASGVRRGAVPLVPGAAPDSNRDTHTSMRVPAPDELAGGARGTARAPRAAGARRPGSARHRASARRRRITLSAAAVALAAVVGVGAWLATSGDDAGATPSDDTKNSAPASP; encoded by the coding sequence TTGGCACGCAAGATCGGCAGCCGGTACACCGCGAACCAGATCCTGGGGCGGGGCAGCGCCGGCACGGTGTGGCTGGGTGAGGGGCCCGAGGGCCCCGTCGCCATCAAGATGCTGCGCGAGGACCTCGCCTCCGACCAGGAGCTCGTCGGGCGCTTCGTGCAGGAGCGCACGGCGCTGCTGGGCCTCGACCACCCGCATGTGGTCGGGGTCCGCGATCTCGTCGTCGACGGCAACGACCTCGCGCTCGTCATGGACCTCGTCCGCGGTACAGACCTGCGGACCCGCCTCGACCGGGAGCGGCGGCTCGCTCCCGAGGCCGCGGTCGCGATCGTCGCCGACGTCGCGGACGGACTCGCGGCCGCGCACGCCGCCGGGGTCGTCCACCGCGACGTGAAGCCCGAGAACGTCCTGCTCGACATGCAGGGCCCGCTCGGACCCGGCGGATCCCACCCGGCCCTCCTGACGGACTTCGGTGTGGCCAAACTCATCGACTCGCCGCGGCGGACCCGGGCCACGAAGATCATCGGTACGCCCGACTACCTCGCGCCCGAGATCATCGAGGGGCTGCCGCCGCGGGCCGCCGTCGACATCTACGCGCTGGCGACGGTGCTGTACGAGCTCCTGGCCGGCTTCACCCCCTTCGGCGGCGGGCACCCGGGGGCGGTGCTGCGCCGCCACGTCACGGAGACCGTCGTACCGCTGCCCGGCATCCCGGACGAACTGTGGCAGCTGATCGTGCAGTGCCTGGCGAAGGCGCCGGCGTCGCGGTTGCGGGCGTCGGAGCTGGGGGCCCGGCTGCGGGAGCAGCTGCCGTTGCTGGCGGGGATGCCGCCGTTGGACGTGGACTCGCCGGACGCGGAGTCGGCGGACGGGGACGAGGAGCGCGAGGAGGCGGCCGAGCCGTCCGCGCCCGCCGCGTCCGGGGTGCGGCGGGGGGCTGTGCCGTTGGTGCCGGGGGCTGCGCCCGACTCCAACCGGGATACGCACACGTCCATGCGGGTGCCGGCGCCGGACGAGCTGGCGGGGGGTGCGCGGGGTACCGCGCGTGCGCCGCGCGCCGCGGGTGCGCGTCGGCCGGGGTCGGCGCGCCATCGAGCCTCCGCGCGTCGGCGGCGTATCACGCTGAGTGCGGCTGCCGTCGCCCTTGCCGCCGTGGTGGGCGTCGGCGCCTGGCTCGCCACCTCCGGCGACGACGCCGGCGCGACGCCTTCGGACGACACGAAGAACTCGGCCCCGGCGTCCCCGTGA